In one Bacteroidota bacterium genomic region, the following are encoded:
- a CDS encoding MBL fold metallo-hydrolase: MRITLLGTGTSTGVPMIGCQCRICTSSDPRDKRLRVSALIETPETTILIDTTPDFRQQMLNRGIRKLDAILYTHRHFDHIAGFDDLRAFQFLRLGVPMCYANQDTYDGIRQTFPYAFDLVKNTGGGGVPQVPFTVIEQTPFAVGDLLIEPVRIDHGMMDILGFRIGGFAYLTDCKRIPVDSKEKLKSLDVMVLDGLRHTPHPTHLAIDESIAYAKELRPKMTYLTHMNHDVLHAETESRLPPNIRLAYDGLAIEL, encoded by the coding sequence ATGCGTATAACCCTGCTCGGCACCGGAACGTCTACTGGCGTCCCGATGATCGGGTGTCAGTGCCGTATCTGTACGTCGAGCGATCCGCGCGACAAACGATTGCGCGTGAGCGCACTGATCGAAACCCCGGAGACCACGATCCTCATCGACACGACACCGGACTTCCGCCAACAGATGCTCAACCGCGGCATCCGCAAACTCGATGCGATCCTCTATACACACCGCCACTTCGATCACATCGCCGGTTTCGACGATCTTCGTGCATTCCAATTTCTGCGCCTTGGCGTGCCGATGTGCTATGCCAATCAGGATACCTACGATGGTATTCGCCAGACCTTTCCCTATGCGTTCGACCTTGTAAAGAATACAGGCGGCGGCGGGGTGCCGCAGGTGCCGTTTACGGTGATCGAACAAACGCCATTCGCCGTTGGCGATCTGCTCATCGAACCCGTCCGCATCGATCACGGCATGATGGATATTCTCGGTTTTCGCATCGGGGGCTTTGCATATCTGACCGATTGCAAGCGTATCCCAGTGGATTCAAAAGAGAAGCTGAAGAGCCTGGATGTGATGGTGCTCGATGGATTGCGTCACACGCCCCACCCGACGCATCTGGCTATCGACGAATCGATTGCGTACGCAAAAGAGCTCAGGCCGAAGATGACCTACCTCACGCACATGAACCACGATGTGCTGCACGCCGAAACCGAGTCACGGTTGCCGCCGAACATTCGGCTTGCCTACGATGGTTTGGCGATCGAGTTATAG